The following is a genomic window from Methylomarinum vadi.
CTTCAACCCGCCGGTCGCCTCGACGGCGGTCCTGCTTGGGCCATAAAAAATGTTCCTGCTGCACCCAGGCTAGCCATTCCGGACTGCCGAACGGGTAATCGACGGCGCGCCTTTCTTTCACCCGCCGCTCCTGCTGGCGTCTGCTATAAGGCTTGGAATTACTGGAAGTCATAACGTTGATATAAAGAGTTTGGTTGGCAACTTAAGTAACGAAAGCAATGGCTTACAAGTGATTGTAACCGGAAAAAGCTGTGGTTAAAAACTTCGTTGTTCGATTAGAGTTATTTTTTGAATGAAATTTTCCGATATTAGCCGCAGTGAGGTGCTTGCAGCCAAGGTTTTATAACCTCAAAACCCTCTCGTATTTGTCAGTCATTTAATACATTAGTGCTTGATCGGTGCTAAAAGTTTCTTATGCTTTTATGGTGATCGATGTGGAGAGATGAAATGCTATTCGTCGCTGTTTCAATTTGATTGTGTGGCAGTAAGCAGGCCTTTCAAGTGAAATGACAAGGAAAAAAATTGATGTTTCTTTTGAATCGTCATCACCGAACGAGATTGGCAATCAACTATAAATTTCATGGTTTTTTTCCTGGAATTGTTTGGTTACAATCAAGAGGTTTTTATTAGCTAATAATAAGGATTGAACAATGGCAGAAGAATTCAAAAAATATAAATGCAAAACCTGTGGTCACATTTATGACGAAGCGAAAGGCGATCCCAGAAACGGTATCGCTCC
Proteins encoded in this region:
- a CDS encoding rubredoxin, with protein sequence MAEEFKKYKCKTCGHIYDEAKGDPRNGIAPGTRWEDLPDDWECPGCGAAKVMFTLVK